One Purpureocillium takamizusanense chromosome 12, complete sequence DNA window includes the following coding sequences:
- a CDS encoding uncharacterized protein (EggNog:ENOG503P98C), whose product MALDVDPQAVTLAKGVEPFTLTPVVADLLRTRYPIPGSIFLVEGLDTHRVGRSGSWEVVRLLLGDGELCVQALLDDKMHRFVRTGAVDVGSYVRVQSFELRWVKLKEKGGDDGNDKGKGKGKEKEAKTSDKMVYLLVRDLVTIGWNNSVRALHLAETADAPDSIEGGSETDDRVAGSAVEETVITKEPKLPYQILEAPVLNRPATPTTLKMPKGNTEDRAQTPSSGMRRRDAFYDASDADLEDAFDGNEAHTFPQPKPTPSRSRPSTPSHHASTTISTAQPIPLPRDWHNPQVPLKLTTLRSIPHLPYPQNWSVNVLAIVAELSPIEPSNLPPYRQRAARLADPSTAKQVHLTVFLDPEAFTPQVGSAVLLTGVKNHRFDGGSLKKYASDANDGKRWWFEEPWELGWCDVRGIKEWWAQMEAAMVEDFDDFEG is encoded by the coding sequence ATGGCTCTGGACGTCGATCCCCAAGCCGTGACGCTCgccaagggcgtcgagcCCTTCACGCTGacccccgtcgtcgccgacttgCTACGCACACGCTACCCCATTCCGGGGTCGATATTCCTagtcgagggcctcgatACGCATCGCGTCGGGCGCTCGGGCTCATGGGAAGTGGtgcgtctgctgctcggcgacggcgagttATGCGTGCAGGCCCTACTGGACGACAAGATGCACCGCTTCGTCCGGACCGGGGCCGTTGACGTGGGCAGCTACGTCCGCGTGCAGAGCTTCGAGCTGCGGTGGGTGAAGCTGAAAGAAAAGGGCGGGGAtgacggcaacgacaaggGAAAGGGTAAGGGAAAAGAAAAGGAAGCAAAGACCAGCGACAAAATGGTGTACCTTCTCGTCAGGGACCTGGTGACCATTGGTTGGAATAACTCCGTCAGAGCCCTACACCTAGCCGAGACGGCAGATGCACCGGACTCTATCGAAGGCGGCTCGGAGACGGACGACAGGGTCGCCGGCTCTGCGGTTGAAGAGACAGTCATCACTAAGGAGCCTAAGCTGCCGTACCAAATCCTTGAGGCGCCGGTCCTCAACCGGCCTGCTACGCCTACCACCCTCAAGATGCCCAAGGGAAATACCGAGGATCGTGCGCAAACTCCTTCTTCGGGTATGCGCAGACGGGACGCATTCTACGACGCTTCGGATGCTGACCTCGAAGATGCTTTTGACGGCAACGAAGCGCACACATTTCCCCAGCCGAAGCCCACCCCTTCACGGTcccggccctcgacgcccagTCACCACGCATCCACGACTATCTCAACCGCTCAGCCTATACCCTTGCCTCGAGACTGGCACAACCCTCAAGTACCGCTCAAACTCACTACTCTGCGCTCCATCCCACACCTCCCCTATCCGCAAAATTGGTCCGTCAATGTACTGGCCATCGTCGCAGAGCTCTCGCCCATTGAGCCGTCCAATCTGCCACCATACCGCCAGCGCGCGGCACGGCTCGCCGATCCATCCACAGCCAAGCAGGTCCACCTGACCGTCTTCCTGGATCCCGAGGCATTCACGCCCCAGGTTGGCAGCGCGGTGCTGCTCACGGGGGTCAAGAACCACCGATTTGATGGCGGCAGTCTGAAAAAGTACGCCAGCGatgccaacgacggcaagcGTTGGTGGTTCGAAGAGCCATGGGAGCTGGGCTGGTGCGACGTCAGGGGCATCAAAGAATGGTGGGCACAGATGGAGGCTGCTATGGTTGAGGACTTTGATGATTTTGAGGGGTGA
- a CDS encoding uncharacterized protein (TransMembrane:1 (o73-94i)), with protein MPIARQHQRDVIAQTLCITLTITRDHVVRTTTVFLGKATSTVNGVAATTLPTPVQQQNTSSGDDQPSLSSTQIAILVSVIVVLFLITIGVLLCCRGKQGPQGKRGHSGLQGVPGIQGVPGPQGPRGDPGPAGAHGAHGAHGTPGAPGAPGAPGAPGAAGPAGPRGPPGQDGHNGINGGPGPAGPAGPQGPQGFHGIQGPAGERGPAGDRGVQGPQGVRGPQGDRGPPGGLCQCREPCARRESCHCRELRPREGSCHCRGRCPRQGSRQRRESCPRRGSSQRRRSCQCRDRRPSRGRCLPEASRRGASVAITLQQ; from the coding sequence ATGCCTATTGCTAGGCAGCATCAGCGCGACGTCATTGCCCAAACCCTCTGCATTACACTCACCATAACCAGAGATCATGTCGTCCGCACAACAACCGTATTCCTAGGCAAGGCGACAAGTACTGTAAATGGCGTTGCCGCGACCACTCTACCAACCCCAGTACAGCAGCAAAACACTTCTTCAGGAGACGACCAACCGTCTTTGAGCAGCACGCAAATCGCCATTCTTGTGAGCGTCATTGTTGTATTGTTCCTTATAACCATCGGGGTTTTGCTCTGCTGCCGAGGAAAACAAGGCCCCCAAGGCAAGCGTGGGCATTCTGGTCTTCAGGGAGTGCCTGGTATTCAGGGAGTGCCTGGTCCTCAGGGTCCCCGGGGAGACCCTGGTCCTGCTGGAGCACATGGAGCACACGGAGCACACGGAACACCTGGAGCACCTGGAGCACCTGGAGCACCCGGAGCACCCGGAGCGGCTGGACCAGCTGGACCACGTGGTCCGCCTGGTCAAGATGGCCATAATGGCATAAATGGCGGACCCGGACCGGCAGGTCCGGCCGGTCCTCAGGGCCCACAGGGCTTCCACGGCATCCAAGGGCCGGCAGGAGAGCGGGGTCCGGCCGGCGATCGAGGTGTGCAGGGGCCCCAGGGGGTTAGGGGTCCACAAGGAGATAGGGGTCCTCCCGGGGGTTTATGTCAGTGCCGAGAGCCGTGCGCACGACGAGAATCGTGTCACTGCCGAGAATTGCGTCCGCGAGAGGGATCGTGTCACTGCCGAGGGCGGTGTCCGCGGCAGGGGTCGCGTCAGCGCCGGGAATCGTGTCCGCGCCGGGGGTCTTCTCAGCGAAGGAGATCTTGTCAGTGCCGGGACCGGCGTCCGTCCCGGGGGCGGTGCCTGCCAGAGGCATCAAGACGGGGGGCGTCAGTGGCCATCACCTTACAACAGTGA
- the MCH1 gene encoding Putative monocarboxylate transporter mch1 (COG:S~EggNog:ENOG503PFI3~TransMembrane:10 (i58-84o96-113i125-147o167-191i203-224o244-266i441-461o473-501i508-529o558-578i)) — protein MPGARAAADDRSLVEIPPTPENDSGNDGLASDYATDDDDEDGSLDSAARRRQVRAKQVVRLVALVYATVAALCAGSIVVFSLYAPKFQSRLRYTQFQVNGVAIAGSVSLYLPVPIMGYVCDRVGVAPLSLLSSLLFGVGYSLAAYIYRKLDIYYNLLGKPHGSGNEWSYPLMIFAFCCIGSGTCAMYIASVSTGAKNFGKGKYRGLALAMPITGFGLSGMWLSQIGSHFLYETNPDGSRGDVDVFRFFVFLAILLVVVGILGVFLLRIVDEQDLIEEAIEELENSGFLDGSSLLGRSERGYGTASSTAPAADLESDPLLDPSKDDDVKWKKNWVLNAETRRFLADHTMYPFALAFFLMIGPGEAFVNNLGTVIGTLMPPTVGAGEQTSAATHVSIFGITSTIARLLIGSLTDLLAPAPETQHVQVERHRGHRQSRLQGFTISRVVFILFFGILMSLGLIFLASGAAQNHADRFWVVSGLVGAGYGAIFSLTPLIVTIIWGVENFATNFGIIAMLPALGSTLWGLVYSGVYQAGAKASKSVGSDGEDDIFCYGKQCYSATFWAEGICVWAACGLLLWAWKGKGGWQQRGIVI, from the coding sequence AtgcccggcgcgcgcgccgccgccgatgatcGGTCCCTCGTCGAGATCCCCCCCACGCCCGAGAATGACAGCGGAAACGATGGCTTGGCCAGCGACTatgcgaccgacgacgacgacgaagatggcaGCCTAGACAgcgccgctcgccggcggcaggttCGCGCCAAGCAGGTCGTgcggctcgtcgccctcgtctatgccaccgtcgccgccctctgcgctggctccatcgtcgtcttctctcTCTACGCGCCCAAGTTCCAGTCGCGCCTGCGCTACACCCAATTCCAGGTCAatggcgtcgccatcgccggtTCCGTCTCTCTCTACCTGCCCGTGCCCATCATGGGTTACGTCTGCGAccgtgtcggcgtcgcgcctcTCTCGCTCTTGTCGTCCCTTCTCTTCGGCGTCGGCTACAGCCTGGCCGCCTACATCTACCGGAAGCTCGACATCTACTACAACCTTCTCGGCAAGCCGCATGGGTCCGGCAACGAGTGGTCCTACCCGCTCATGATCTTCGCCTTTTGCTGCATCGGCTCCGGCACCTGCGCCATGTACATTGCCTCCGTCTCCACCGGCGCCAAGAACTTCGGCAAGGGCAAATACCGCGGCCTGGCCTTGGCCATGCCCATCACCGGCTTCGGTCTCAGCGGCATGTGGCTGAGCCAGATTGGCAGTCACTTTCTCTACGAGACCAACCCCGACGGCTCCAGGGGCGACGTGGACGTCTTCcgcttcttcgtcttcttggccatcTTGCTCGTCGTGGTGGGCATTCTTGGCGTCTTCCTGCTGCGCATTGTCGACGAACAGGATTTGATCGAAGAGGCCATTGAGGAGCTCGAGAACAGCGGCTTCCTGGACGGCAGctccctcctcggccggTCCGAGCGAGGCTACGGCACGGCCAGCTCGACAGCGCCGGCTGCCGACCTTGAGAGCGACCCCCTGCTGGACCCgtccaaggacgacgacgtcaagtGGAAGAAGAATTGGGTTCTCAACGCTGAGACGCGCCGGTTCCTTGCAGACCACACTATGTATCCCTTtgccctcgccttcttcctcatGATCGGTCCGGGCGAGGCCTTTGTCAACAACCTCGGAACCGTGATTGGCACCCTGATGCCTCccaccgtcggcgccggggagcAGACGTCTGCCGCCACGCACGTATCCATCTTCGGCATAACCAGCACGATTGCGCGACTGCTCATTGGCAGTTTGACTGATCTCCTTGCGCCTGCGCCCGAAACGCAGCATGTGCAGGTCGAGCGGCATCGCGGTCACCGGCAATCACGGCTGCAAGGCTTCACCATCTCTCGCGTCGTCTTCATACTCTTCTTTGGCATTCTCATGTCCCTTGGACTAATTTTCCTCGcgtcgggcgccgcgcagaaCCACGCCGACCGTTTCTGGGTCGTCTCCGGTCTGGTCGGCGCAGGATACGGCGCCATCTTCAGCCTGACGCCGCTCATTGTCACCATCATCTGGGGCGTTGAGAATTTTGCCACCAATttcggcatcatcgccatgctGCCGGCCCTGGGATCGACACTTTGGGGCCTCGTATACTCGGGCGTGTACCAGGCTGGCGCCAAGGCGTCCAAGTCGGTGGGCAGCGACGGGGAGGATGACATCTTTTGTTACGGCAAGCAATGCTACTCGGCCACGTTTTGGGCCGAGGGCATCTGCGTGTGGGCGGCATGCGGCCTGCTCCTATGGGCCTGGAAAGGCAAGGGCGGGTGGCAAcagcgcggcatcgtcatctaG
- the MRE11 gene encoding meiotic recombination (EggNog:ENOG503NUJ4~BUSCO:EOG09262GVX~COG:L) has translation MTELTEADTIRILVATDNHVGYEERDAIRKDDSWRTFDEVLNVARKEDVDMVLLAGDLFHDNKPSRKSLYQVMRTLRQNCLGMKPCPLEFLSDAAEVFEGAFTHVNYEDPDINISIPVFSIHGNHDDPSGDGNFCSLDLLQASGLLNYFGRVAEADNIEAKPILLQKGETRLALFGLSNVRDERMFRTFRDHKVKWFRPNVQTSDWFNLLAVHQNHHAHTATSYLPENVLPDWLDLVVWGHEHECLIDPTKNPETGFHVMQPGSSVATSLVPGEAVQKHVAIVSVTGKDFKVDKIPLKTVRPFVTRELVLAQDKRFKGLDKKKDNRQEVTRRLMEVVDEMIEEANADWEAIQTDEEALEERPLPLIRLKVEYTAPEGGQFECENPQRFSNRFVGKVANTNDVVYFYRKKSSQRKATAATPADALEAITDEGDMIKVESLVQDFLSAQSLKVLPQGPFGDAVNQFVSKDDKHAMELFVSEHLTGQVKQLLGLESDEEDLNSAMEIYRTRIEHQMASAGTRQSLGERKRVLRPKPDTWDSDFDGNWEEEPDAWTYEGVSMDMTPATTQGRPGRRTQQDVEMLDEDDDDEPPAKTTKRTAGRGTKATTAKAPAKKAPAKKPPARGRGRKAVQSDEEQEEEEDVVMESEEEEAAPPPKPAARTTRRGQMQAQAATTKAAAKRPARGAAAKTKQTRLDFGSQRGATQDRALEISDDEVSDGEDAFEAAPIATRTRRR, from the exons ATGACTGAGCTCACAG AGGCGGACACGATCCGCATCCTCGTAGCCACTGACAACCACGTTGGATACGAGGAGCGCGATGCCATTCGCAAAGACGACAGCTGGCGCACCTTTGACGAGGTCTTGAATGTCGCCCGGAAGGAAGAC GTCGACATGGTGCTCCTCGCGGGCGACCTCTTCCACGACAACAAGCCCTCACGCAAGTCGCTGTACCAGGTCATGCGCACGCTGCGCCAAAATTGCCTCGGCATGAAGCCCTGCCCACTCGAGTTCCTatccgacgccgccgaggtcttTGAAGGTGCCTTTACGCACGTCAACTACGAAGACCCAGACATCAACATCTCCATCCCCGTCTTTTCCATCCACGGCAACCACGACGACCCCTCAGGCGATGGCAACTTTTGCTCCCTCGACCTGTTGCAGGCGAGTGGCCTGCTTAATTACTTTGGCCGCGTGGCTGAGGCGGACAACATCGAGGCGAAGCCCATTCTGCTGCAAAAGGGCGAGACGCGGCTTGCGCTCTTTGGTCTGAGCAACGTTCGCGACGAGCGCATGTTCCGCACGTTCAGAGACCACAAGGTCAAGTGGTTCCGGCCCAACGTGCAGACGAGCGACTGGTTCAACCTGCTGGCGGTGCATCAGAACCACCACGCCCACACGGCCACGTCGTATCTTCCAGAGAATGTCCTCCCGGACTGGCTCGACTTGGTCGTATGGGGCCACGAGCATGAATGCCTAATTGACCCAACAAAGAACCCCGAGACGGGCTTCCACGTCATGCAGCCTGGTTCCTCGGTGGCAACTTCACTGGTCCCTGGCGAGGCCGTGCAGAAGCACGTGGCCATTGTCAGTGTCACGGGAAAGGACTTCAAGGTGGACAAGATTCCGCTTAAGACGGTGCGACCATTTGTCACGAGAGAGCTCGTCCTTGCTCAAGACAAGCGATTCAAGGGCttggacaagaagaaggacaacAGACAAGAGGTTACGAGACGGCtgatggaggtggtggatgaGATGATCGAAGAGGCCAATGCGGACTGGGAGGCGATTCAGACGGATGAGgaggcgctggaggagcgTCCCCTTCCTCTAATTCGTCTCAAGGTGGAGTATAcggcgcccgagggcggGCAATTCGAATGCGAGAATCCGCAGCGCTTCTCTAATCGCTTCGTCGGTAAGGTGGCCAACACAAACGACGTTGTCTACTTTTACCGCAAGAAGTCGTCGCAGC GCAAggcaacggcagcgacacCGGCGGACGCCCTCGAAGCCATCACTGATGAGGGAGACATGATCAAGGTTGAATCCCTGGTGCAGGATTTTCTGTCGGCGCAGTCTCTCAAGGTGCTCCCACAGGGCCCGtttggcgacgccgtcaaccAGTTCGTGTCCAAGGACGACAAGCACGCCATGGAGCTGTTCGTATCGGAGCACTTGACTGGGCAGGTCAAGCAGCTACTCGGGCTCGAatcggacgaggaggacctcAACAGCGCCATGGAGATTTACCGGACACGCATCGAGCATCAGATGGCGAGCGCTGGAACGAGGCAGTCTCTAGGAGAGAGGAAGCGTGTGCTCCGACCCAAGCCGGACACGTGGGACAGCGACTTTGACGGCAACTGGGAGGAGGAACCAGACGCGTGGACGTACGAGGGCGTGTCGATGGACATGACCCCGGCCACAACGCAgggacggccagggcggaGGACGCAGCAGGACGTGGAGATGCTagatgaggatgacgacgatgagccgCCCGCCAAGACAACAAAACGGACAGCTGGACGGGGAACAAAGGCCACCACAGCCAAGGCGCCAGCCAAGAAGGCGCCTGCGAAGAAGCCTCCGGCTCGCGGTCGGGGTCGAAAGGCGGTGCAGAGTGACGAGGAacaagaggaggaggaggatgttgTGATGGAAtcggaggaggaagaggcggcgcccccgcccaagccggcggcgcggacgacgagacgcggGCAGATGCAAGCAcaagcggcgacgacgaaagcggcggccaagcgaccggcgaggggcgcggcggctaAGACGAAGCAGACGAGGCTCGACTTTGGGTCGCAGCGGGGCGCGACGCAGGACAGGGCGCTAGAGATtagcgacgacgaggtctcggacggcgaagacgcgtttgaggcggcgccgattgcgacgaggacgcggcgccgaTAG
- a CDS encoding uncharacterized protein (COG:S~EggNog:ENOG503NUKX), translating into MASLPSYQEAMAKPDWLLLVAPYVQFDDYHSLCLVSRRSWRIFAPCLWADLLRAVRRAGLDPGDDLAWWFDFVLNKLDRVSPATRALVRVLDARDFAKDAYHFASDSGTGSLDDSFSRALELLPNANSILLDGQVDLDSDFLVHSLLASPQHRPRLLSVAGCPQHLPTSFFASPCFQKLVYLDVSDVSGSIQPLLQPEVLWSLRVLKLRCREIDDATLEALLGKFQLRLWSLDLAGNKVTDAAIQMLASLSISREPFHSKGPSRVEGSVRAFAHGTPDYGPFLIIEESRWSASFCHPERYFVDAPAYVADVAQPNIRQTRSDGAVRVRSDSAEASVWILSKEETDWDVDEYCQSRGLTHLSLSRTRVSSFGLQKLLRNSSGHIEELTCSLMPLLPVTAPISKFWPRSARLYGVLGAAHLFRPAYSSGLRRVTMHHSLVTHVPKLEMDGLSAIARDYLAETAILERVDQVYPEVFVPDMNPRLTSLTLTGIPRRSSGPLVERLIRFLELLSRQERAIQDASARIASSWRAPGLLQGLRHLALEFEPDTMDDGLAAMDDLDAEELMDVGDTGFSFFNDTPVGEGRRCRTAAVSPTADGSHSEAVSAESHPSGAEPDTQNFIKYDGKWNGEGFSLEVWVGPAPGASKVLDEYRHLVMSVGLRDGVGPATPGQILAGAPKGSFVFHVAWCAAVMPRQLRPPARDALTGMKDVLAELRAYRLAGRANYIKLQQSVEAGSSILPGDPHLFWTGTLKVSTSIPQRQ; encoded by the exons ATGGCCTCTCTACCATCCTACcaggaggccatggccaagccGGACTGGCTCCTCCTGGTGGCCCCGTATGTCCAGTTCGACGATTATCACTCGCTCTGCCTAGTGAGCCGCCGCTCCTGGCGCATATTTGCCCCTTGTCTGTGGGCGGACCTCCTTAGAGCagtccgccgcgccggcttGGATCCCGGTGATG ACTTGGCTTGGTGGTTCGACTTTGTCTTGAACAAGCTCGACCGCGTCTCCCCCGCTACACGCGCGCTCGTGCGGGTTCTTGATGCGAGGGACTTTGCCAAAGATGCCTATCATTTTGCATCAGATAGTGGCACTGGTTCGCTGGATGATAGCTTCAGCCGCGCCTTGGAGCTGCTGCCCAACGCCAACTCCATACTGCTGGACGGCCAAGTGGATCTGGACTCTGACTTTCTCGTGCACTCTCTGCTCGCATCGCCACAGCATCGTCCTCGTTTGCTCAGCGTCGCCGGTTGTCCTCAACACTTGCCAACATCTTTCTTTGCCTCACCGTGTTTCCAGAAGCTGGTCTACCTCGACGTTTCTGATGTTTCAGGCTCAATTCAGCCGCTTCTGCAACCTGAGGTGTTATGGAGCCTGCGAGTCTTAAAGCTTCGATGTCGCGAGATTGATGATGCCACACTCGAGGCTCTCCTTGGCAAGTTCCAGCTCAGGCTCTGGAGTCTTGACTTGGCCGGGAACAAAGTCACGGACGCGGCTATCCAGATGCTGGCGTCTCTATCTATCTCACGCGAGCCGTTTCATTCCAAGGGCCCATCCAGGGTCGAAGGCAGCGTGCGTGCATTTGCACATGGCACCCCTGACTACGGTCCCTTCCTCATCATTGAAGAGTCCAGATGGAGTGCCTCGTTCTGCCACCCAGAAAGGTACTTTGTCGATGCTCCCGCGTACGTTGCGGACGTCGCACAGCCAAATATCAGACAAACAAGGTCTGACGGGGCCGTTCGCGTACGCAGCGACTCGGCTGAAGCTTCTGTGTGGATATTGTCCAAAGAGGAGACTGACTGGGACGTGGACGAGTATTGCCAGAGTCGTGGCCTCACTCACTTATCCTTGTCTAGGACAAGAGTATCCTCATTTGGCCTCCAAAAGCTCCTGCGCAATTCGTCAGGGCATATAGAGGAGTTGACTTGCTCGCTCATGCCGCTGTTGCCAGTCACTGCGCCTATCTCCAAATTCTGgcccaggtcggcgaggttATATGGAGTactgggcgcggcgcattTGTTCCGACCTGCCTACTCGTCCGGCCTTCGAAGGGTAACGATGCACCACTCTCTGGTCACGCACGTGCCCAAACTAGAGATGGACGGCCTTTCAGCCATCGCACGCGACTACCTGGCCGAAACAGCCATTCTTGAGCGAGTGGATCAGGTGTATCCCGAGGTCTTTGTGCCGGACATGAACCCCAGACTGACGTCCTTGACCTTGACCGGCATCCCTCGTCGTTCATCGGGCCCTCTTGTCGAAAGACTAATACGCTTTCTGGAACTGCTATCCAGACAGGAACGCGCGATCCAAGACGCGTCTGCTCGCATCGCGTCATCGTGGCGCGCGCCTGGCCTTTTGCAGGGTCTGAGACACCTTGCTCTGGAGTTTGAACCAGATACGATGGATGACGGGCTCGCAGCAATGGACGACCTGGACGCTGAGGAATTGATGGATGTGGGCGACACAGGTTTCAGCTTCTTCAATGACACACCAGTGGGAGAAGGACGTCGCTGCAGGACGGCCGCCGTGTCCCCAACCGCCGATGGCTCACATTCCGAAGCCGTGTCTGCAGAAAGCCACCCCTCTGGGGCCGAACCGGACACGCAAAATTTTATAAAATATGACGGGAAGTGGAATGGAGAAGGTTTTTCTCTGGAAGTCTGGGTTGGTCCGGCCCCAGGCGCCAGCAAGGTTCTCGACGAGTATCGGCACCTCGTCATGAGCGTTGGCCTTCGCGACGGGGTCGGGCCGGCCACCCCAGGACAGATTCTCGCCGGCGCACCAAAAGGCTCTTTTGTCTTTCATGTAGCTTGGTGCGCCGCGGTGATGCCGCGACAGCTGCGACCCCCGGCGCGGGACGCCTTGACTGGAATGAAGGATGTGCTGGCAGAACTAAGGGCGTACCGCCTGGCCGGGCGAGCCAATTACATAAAACTACAGCAGAGCGTCGAAGCCGGGTCATCGATTCTTCCAGGCGATCCTCACTTGTTCTGGACAGGTACGCTGAAGGTATCGACATCTATACCGCAGCGGCAATGA
- a CDS encoding uncharacterized protein (COG:S~EggNog:ENOG503P8HD) has product MTLQHLILVGHSQTRGSGTQREKSFASSTEPPQSSTSKMQFESDFRFDMDDGFSMCSQAMSCPSTGTSFSSASSAYDPFTPTSRRSTPNELTLDFDGTAFAGSHPADLTSPSHSMSKYMFGPVKTEPEHISFPNGMPTTPIKKMDGMATPDYDHMLELNMASQHSMGSVTPSGPYPMYTISPQTAMGPTSFMMTPTHSLSGSEVAESSSSWSCANDSPISFFPSKSLGSNDMDSLDMDRHSQSPVGRYHLQGPPSPGRLRAHRKMMVHEIQRKTTELQRAQRKLSGQSDSAPVDVVRRAMCKCDYPGCHKAFRRNEHLKRHKQTFHGEGPNRFSCEFCGKDQFNRQDNLNNHRKLHARPNSRNRGVEFIPAAVPVIEQEERSRKRRAPPKSKTA; this is encoded by the exons ATGACATTGCAACATCTCATCCTGGTCGGTCATAGTCAAACGCGTGGCTCCGGAacacagagagagaagagCTTTGCCAGCAGCACAGAGCCTCCGCAGTCCTCAACCAGCAAGATGCAGTTCGAATCCGACTTTCGGTTCGACATGGATGACGGCTTCAGCATGTGCAGTCAGGCCATGTCGTGCCCATCGACCGGCACCAGCTTCTCAtctgcctcgtcggcatACGACCCCTTCACCCCGACCTCTCGACGATCTACACCCAACGAGCTCACCCTCGACTTTGACGGCACCGCGTTTGCTGGCTCCCATCCCGCAGACCTAACCTCGCCTTCACACAGCATGTCCAAGTACATGTTCGGTCCTGTCAAGACAGAGCCGGAGCACATCTCCTTTCCCAACGGGATGCCCACTACTCCAATCAAGAAGATGGACGGCATGGCTACTCCCGACTACGACCACATGCTCGAGTTGAACATGGCATCACAACACTCCATGGGCTCCGTCACTCCCTCTGGACCGTATCCCATGTACACCATCTCTCCTCAGACGGCAATGGGGCCAACCTCCTTCATGATGACCCCGACACACAGCCTCTCTGGGTCTGAAGTGGCTGaatcctcttcctcctggTCATGCGCCAACGACAGCCCGATTTCCTTCTTCCCCAGCAAGAGCTTGGGCTCGAACGACATGGACTCACTGGACATGGACCGACACTCGCAGTCACCTGTTGGGAGGTACCATCTGCAGGGACCACCATCTCCCGGCCGTCTACGGGCCCATCGCAAGATGATGGTCCATGAGATCCAACGCAAGACCACCGAACTGCAGAGAGCTCAGAGGAAGCTCTCCGGTCAGAGCGATAGTGCCCCTGTTGACGTGGTACGGCGGGCCATGTGCAAGTGTGACTACCCCGGGTGCCACAAAGCGTTTCGCCGCAACGAGCATCTCAAGCGTCACAAACAGAC TTTCCACGGCGAAGGACCTAATCGCTTCTCCTGCGAGTTCTGCGGCAAGGATCAGTTTAACCGCCAGGACAACCTCAACAACCACCGCAAGCTGCATGCCAGGCCAAACAGCAGGAACCGTGGGGTCGAGTTCATCCCGGCAGCTGTGCCTGTCATTGAGCAGGAAGAACGCAGCCGAAAGCGTCGCGCTCCACCCAAATCCAAGACAGCATAA